CGCACCGTATGGCAGCCACCCGCCGAAGAGCTGACCGAAGCGGCCGAACGGGCACCGGCCGCACGCCACCCCCCGCACGCGCCGGACTCGGTGGACGCCTCGGACGCGGCGGACGACGGCGCCGCTCCCGCCACCGTGTTCTTCACTTCCGGCACCACCGGCACCCCCAAGGGCGTGCTCTCCCCGCACCGTGCGACCACCCGGCTGTTCGGCCCGGACAGCTTCGCCGACTTCGGCCCCGGCCGCGTGATGTCCCAGGCCGCCCCTGTCTCCTGGGACGCGCTCACCCTCGAACTGTGGAGCATGCTGACCACCGGTGGCACGGTCGTGCTGGTCGACGGCGACTACTTCCTCCCCGACGACCTGGCCGAACTCGTCGAATCCACCGGCCTGGACACCATCTGGCTCACCGCCGCGCTCTTCAACCTCTTCGTGGACGAGGACCCCGACTGCTTCACCGGACTGCGCCAGGTCTTCACCGGCGGCGAGCGCCTCTCCGCCCCGCACGTCCGGGCGTTCCTCGCCCGCCACCCGGGCATCACGCTGGTCAACGGCTACGGCCCGGTCGAATGCTGTGTCTTCGTCACCACCCACCGGATCCGACCGGCCGACTGCGAGGCCGAGTACGGCATTCCGCTCGGCACGGCGGTCCCCGGCACCGCGATCCATGTCCTCGACGGCGACCGTGAGGTGCCGCCCGGCGCGCTTGGCGAGATCTGTGTCTCCGGGGACGGACTGGCCGACGGTTACCTCGGCAACGAGCGGGCCACGAGGGAGAGTTTCACCACGTTCGACCCCGGCACCGGCCCCAGAAGGATCTACCGCACCGGCGATCTCGGCCGGCTGGACGGCGATGGAGTGCTCCACTTCCACGGCCGCGCCGACCGGCAGATCAAGATCTCGGGACACCGAGTCGAGCCCGCCGAGACGGAGGCCGCGGCCCTGCGCCTGCCGGGGATACGGGAGTGTGCAGTGGTCCCCGTCGCTGGTCGGAGCGGTGCGTACGAGCGTCTGGCGATGTTCTACACAGAGGAGCCGTACGGCGGGACGGGCGCGAAGGGTGACGCCGGCACCGCGGTCGACAGCTCGGACGCGGAGCCGGAGGCCGTACGGAAAGCGCTCGCCGCCGTACTGCCGCGTGCCCAGGTGCCGGACGAGGTCAGGCGCATCGGTTCGTTCCCCCGGACGCCCAACGGCAAGATCGACATCGCCGCACTGTTGGACCCGCCGGGCTGAGGGACGCATGATCGGTGTCTGAATATCGCCGCACCGGCCTCGTCCGCCACCCCCCAGAGGTCCGTCCCAGTCGTTCGCACCACGAAGCGAGAAGCGATGGAACCGCGTACCTACCCGATGTCGTTCGAGCAGGAGTCGATCTGGCTCAACGACCAGTACCAACAGGGCACCTCGCGCTATCTGGAGACGTGGGTCCACCGGCTGCGCGGAGCCCTCGACATCGTTGCCGTCGAAGCCGCGCTGACCGGCATCGTGGCCCGGCACGAGGCGCTGCGCAGTCGGCTGGTGCTGGTGGACGGTGTTCCCCGGCAGATCGTC
The nucleotide sequence above comes from Streptomyces sp. NBC_01716. Encoded proteins:
- a CDS encoding amino acid adenylation domain-containing protein, producing MSHTTPAPSTPDARLIHEAVARQAGLRPDATALVFGGRRVSYRTLDLAAEAYAAELGRLGVGPGRPVPVLLPRSPQLVAVLLAVLKRGAAYAALDPKLPADRLRTVLGMLAPPVVVAPSPGGHALPAVDDDGRTVWQPPAEELTEAAERAPAARHPPHAPDSVDASDAADDGAAPATVFFTSGTTGTPKGVLSPHRATTRLFGPDSFADFGPGRVMSQAAPVSWDALTLELWSMLTTGGTVVLVDGDYFLPDDLAELVESTGLDTIWLTAALFNLFVDEDPDCFTGLRQVFTGGERLSAPHVRAFLARHPGITLVNGYGPVECCVFVTTHRIRPADCEAEYGIPLGTAVPGTAIHVLDGDREVPPGALGEICVSGDGLADGYLGNERATRESFTTFDPGTGPRRIYRTGDLGRLDGDGVLHFHGRADRQIKISGHRVEPAETEAAALRLPGIRECAVVPVAGRSGAYERLAMFYTEEPYGGTGAKGDAGTAVDSSDAEPEAVRKALAAVLPRAQVPDEVRRIGSFPRTPNGKIDIAALLDPPG